tgattttaaaaaaaatgcattcatGCATGCTTAGTGATGGATGCTTGATTGAACGGTTGATTTATCAAttcagaattaaattttttaaaatgaaaaaaatattaaaaaaaatactaatttagcTTATATATAAACTGATCCAAATCAAAACCCGATAAACGGTTGGCAAGGCAGAAATTGAAATATAGATAGAAGAAGGCACGGGCACAGCAAAGAAGGTTTTATGGACTGAGGTTGAAAGGATATCCCTAGTGGGCTTGTTTTGTCTGATCTTTAAAGCTGTTAATGGGCCCTAATAAAATTGATTGCTTCTGTTGATGCCCAAAAAATGTCCCGAACTCCTCCTATTTCAAGGAAACGGCAAATTCCTCCACCTTGGAGCTCAGTCTTCACCGGAATCTcggaaaaaattgttttttcctttttcttatatatatatatatatatatatatatatatatatatatatataaatggtgTTTGGAAATACTGCTTCTACTGtctttaaaagtgcattttatatataaaaaaaaaaatcaaattgatctttttttttagtatttgttttatgattttaatgtactgaaaattaaaaaatttaaaaaaaaatttatttaaatgtatttttaaataaaaaaacaatgctaaataaaattaatttctaactaaTTATGGGAAAGAGATGGAAATTCTTCTGTCAAtgcatgaattaaaaaaataataataacaacccTTTTACCTATTCTAGTGGAAAAAAAACAGGCAAAGCTTGAAAACATTTGTGATGGAACCGTATTTTCCGCTGTAAACCTGAATAACAACCACACAAAAACAAGTAGCTTCACCTCTCTTTTTCCCTATAAAAGGAATGTTAATCCATGCATATTTCATCGGAACCCTAATAATAATCATAGCACAAAATGGCACAGTGTTTCACCGTTGCTGCCTTCGTTGCTACAGCTCTCTGCTTCTCCTCCGTTCTCATCTCCTCCTATGCTGCAGATTACTTAGAAGTCGAAGGCAAGGTTTACTGTGACACTTGCCGGGTTGAGTTTCAGACCAAGATCAGCGACGCCATTCCAGGTAAACGATGTGGTTAATATATAGTTTGATTATCGTATATTATGGCATCGAATGCTCAGCTTTTATGCACCAATGTTACTATATCATGAAGGCCATCAGTATACATATATATTGGTCTTGTTAACAAGCACTAACAAGTAATCTGCAATTTCGTTTTTAAATTctgaattcaaaattttagctCTTCttcttatgtgtgtgtgtgtgtgtgcatgGTGCAGGTGCCAAGGTGAAACTGGTATGCAACAACCGTGAGAATGGCACATTGACATACACCGTGGAGGGCACGACTGACAGCAGCGGCACATACCGCCTACCCGTGGCGGGAGATCACGAGGAAGATATCTGTGAGATTAGGTTGGTGGAGAGCCCCAGAGCCGATTGCAATGAACCATTCAAGAGCGTTGATTCTGCTAGGATCCTCCTCACCAAGAACGTTGGAGTGGTGGATAATCTCCGATATGCCAATGCTCTTGGGTACATGAAGAAGGTGGCTCAACCAGAATGTGCAAAAGTACTCCAAGAAATGGGTTTCCTTCCTGTTGAGGCGtaaaattgattgattaaatgttcatcattatatttctttttttgcctCACCTGAATAATAAAACTTGGCATGTAATGCCATTTTTTCCTATTGTGTAGCTATCGAACAATTGTAACCCAGTGTTTCAATGGATCTATAGCAATTATTTGATACAAcggaaaatttcttttttttttcttctgttttttttttttactatctcATCTAGAATTCAAACACCTTTGGCTCAAAAATGGTATGTACATGATCATACACAAGAACGAAACAATTTGCGAGCTAAAGAAAAAGCCAAATTGGATATGTTCATACACTGAAGAAATTTAGTGGACGTTCCTCAAGATCATTCTCAGTGGTCATTCAAAATTGAAACCAGAACTAGTAACAACACCATGTAAAATAATTGAGCGTGTCAAGCTATGCAAGTTCATAAATTTTTGTCATGTTTTGAATGCCttgaacttctttttttccagaATTCACTTCATGGCAGGCAAGATAAACTGGTAAAATATATGGGTTTGTTGAAAATGCAGTCACGAGCTCATAATAACAATATTGTAGGCAGCTGCCAGGAACACCTCACCCTCCTCACCATTGTTAAAAGTCTCAGACAGACAGGTCCATGCCATGTTCGACCTGTTTGCTGGGACATTCCTGAACCGAGGAATTTCGTTTACCATGCACACTGTCCAGGTTTGGACTTGTAATTTTAACCATTTGATTGACCCAGTCTGCCAACAGCGTgtacaagtttttatttttcttcattttttgatAGAAGAACTTGTATAATTTAAGATTTAAGAAGCTCCAGACACGTTCTTTCTCTGGTCTTTGCTGGAAAAGGCAATGGCAAATGGCCATATATCCTATCACAAAGCTGTTTTACATCAACATTTTGAAACAATAAGAAGAAAAACTGAAACGTCAAGCCAGGGTTGGGTAGAGTTTATTTAGATCTgtacgctttttttttttttttcttatcttgtgTACAGATAGCTAGATGGTAGTTTAGATTAATCGAATAATGAggattaattagtt
This is a stretch of genomic DNA from Populus alba chromosome 11, ASM523922v2, whole genome shotgun sequence. It encodes these proteins:
- the LOC118038330 gene encoding olee1-like protein encodes the protein MAQCFTVAAFVATALCFSSVLISSYAADYLEVEGKVYCDTCRVEFQTKISDAIPGAKVKLVCNNRENGTLTYTVEGTTDSSGTYRLPVAGDHEEDICEIRLVESPRADCNEPFKSVDSARILLTKNVGVVDNLRYANALGYMKKVAQPECAKVLQEMGFLPVEA